The window GTATAAAACACAAGAGGCCTTTCTGAATTCCTTTTTAAAATCAAAGCAACAACTTTCAGCATAGCCCACTGAATGGATTTTTCCatccctttttttctatgtgccaAGTGCCAGAAACTGAATGGTATGCCACTGCCTTCCATTTTCTTATTCCGCTACATGAATTTGCTGCTTGAAAAGCCAATAGGCCAATCTAAATAATACCAGAATGGCTGACTGTTGTTGCGGGAGTTTCACTACCCTATAGTCTATAACAGCTGTTCACCTTCAAAGTTATCAGGATCAATGTTACTTCTGTCCTAATgtcaattaaagttaaaaatgtgcCCTTTCTCAAAACTATTGTCAGACTCTTACATGTCCTCCACTATCACTCCCCTTATCTTAGTGGCAGGGGCCAGCCTTTCAAACACTGGGTTTTCTTTTCACCCCTTCCCAAGACCAGGAAATTGCTTCTCCCTGTTGTGTTCTATGAGTGTATGCATGGCCTCACCAAGACGCACGCACGCATAAATCACTTCTGCTTGCATTTCTAGCACATGTAGCAACCTACCTGAATAAGTGCCACTTGCCTCATCAACAATCTGCTCTGCTATAAGTTGATCTCCCCTGTGTCGAGTAGAAACTGTGAACAGAACAGAAATGGCTTTCTTATCAGCAGTCAGATGTGAGAGGGCAGTGACCTGGCTTAAGGGCGACTGTTCTCCTGCATTATAGTTCAAGTCAGTGTGCAAATTAGTCTTCACAAATGAGCAGTCAGGTGCTCTTTTAAGAATTTTAGGACTGGTGTCACCATAGGAAAATGTTATCATTAGCTAATCAACAGTTTTAGTTAAGGTGAGGTTTATAGGCCACAAAGCAAATATTACATTGGAATTTTAATAATAGTTACTTATTTAACCATTGTACAGCAGCACCACTAGAGGTGTTTATAAAATGCATTAAGACTACCCTGCAGTAGTGTGAGCTACTTACTGTTTAAATGGTAATAACTTTGCAGGGGTTCTTATTTGCACACTGTATTATAAGGTTGCTCATCATGTCAGATGTTCCAGATCCCCAAGGTCAGCCCCCTGTACGCATTACTTACAATATTCCCAAATTATATAGTAGAATGTCTTTATTCGTTATTGAATGGAAATTAAACTGGGTTGAAACATCCAAACTCCGCAACTGATTGCACTATACAATATGCTCATGGGAAAAAATCTATACACTAGGCATAAGAGAATCAGGTGAATTCGGACATGTCTCACTTGTGTCCTTATACACAACACCGATTATAAACATCCAAAGAACCTTCTAAACTGGgactttgttttactttgttttagtaAGAAGCAAAATTGTTATTGCAGACAATAGTCATAGCACAGGCATAATATTTCTATTTCTCCATCCTTATTTGGTTTCATGATTTTATCAAGTTTACTCTCCACGGAAGAGGCATTATGAGTTGAGTAATTGTGAAGCTGAGGTTGGAATACAAGAGGAGAACTGGAATTTGTGGAGAAAACCCCACACAGCCAGTTTGAGAAGGTTTGTAAACAGAAATGTGCTGTGATATTACATAGCTTTATCTCTGACGAATTATCCTCAAAACAGTAAAAAATCTAAAGGCAAACAATATGGGATTGTGTTGTAAACAGTGTGAAAAGTTCTGCACGCATACTGTAACTGAGCAACAGTAAAGCTGAGGTTAGTTTTAAAGTTATATATTATGTGAAACAACTTAGCaaaacctgcggtgggctggcaccctgcccgggatttgttgctgccttgtgccctgtgctagctgggattgactccagcagacccccatgaccctgtgttaggatatagcgggttggacaatgactgactgacttatcagaacctttttacttttacttaccaTGGGCACCTGTGTCAGTTCTTATGAGGGACCCTCCAAGGCTCTGCAAACCATTGCAATGAGTTGTTACAGTGGTCAGCACTGCCTTCTTACATCTCAAATGACTGGTATCTGTTTCCCGGTCAAGTCGCTGCACCTTACAGTTTGCCCAATCTCCATatgctcttgtgtgtgtgtgtgtgtgtgtgtgtgttttttgtatttttttttgtgggtATTCCATACCCTTTTCACAGTCTTTAAACTTTTTTAGGTGAATTAGTGAGTCAGCATTGcccttttttaaatgaatgtcgGTGTACAGGTGAGTGTGCCTTGTGACAGACCCATTGCTTACTTTGTAACCTGACTTTGTTATAATTCATTCTAAAACATGCGTGAAGTACAAGATTTTCAAACCTGAAGACTCTTGACATAAGGTGTTTTTCATTATCCTTGCTTAAATATGCCTAACATGTCATCTTTCCTGTAGTGTCATTAATTTAGTACTgtcataaaagtttatttatttgttttgtttttgaaacatAATCTTGTAGGCTTTGGAAACCACTTTGAGACACTGACTGTTATAATGAGTAATAATTATCAAATAAATGTCTGATCTAAATGCTTCCTTTAAACCGTCTGTCAGAGCACGTTGGCATTGTCCTCAGCAGACTTCTATCAAAGAAACTCCTTCAGTACCATTCATTTAAATACTATAATAAGCGTTCAGTGATTAACTTTTTCAATGCTCTTTTCACTCTCCTGTTACAGTTACGCATTAACAAACATAAgtgttgtgaccaccagggggcgttgcagcaccccaagccccagacacaacctcacagacacaagtccccaTGTGaattaaaggtttatttttataaacaccTTGTACAAAGGTTTGAACAAGGCATAAACAAACCATAACACACTTCTTTACTTCTCTTTCTTCCTTCACACCTCCAAggtaagctttgtccttcttcctctcaATTCTGGATGAGGCTGAGTggtctcttttatcttggaccctggagtacttctggagcTAGGGCATAGCCCGATGGAATTCCAGACAAATCGGAAATCTCACAAAGTAGGATTTCTTAATCCCTTCagcttcccctggtggcccccacagaactcCACAGAGCTGCATCATGGGACTACTGGTTCAAGCTTGCCCTGTAGGAGTCTGTGTGGGAATcctaatccaggggggctgccacctagcattttGGGGAAGAAAATGTCCTGAATGTATTgtcttccccggtccttccattatactggcctctCGACCGGGTAAGGATCCCTGCTcagtcctggccaggatgccagtttCTGCATGCCATGCACTACAGCTACTGTTTTAGGGGCACCTCAGGTTCCCAAGATGTTGTTCCTTGTATTGTATAAGCTGGAAAGAATGTTGTTTCTCATCTTGCGTATGTCTGAGTTTTGTTACAGTAGGAAGTAAAGCTGCACTACATACAGTAAGTTAAAGTGTACACCATAGGAAtccaatataatttattatttgaaagaaaacaaattcacACTTTTGTAGCTATAATGgccttttatttgattttcttattaattatcAAAATACAAAACATCTGAAAAGCAAATACTtagtattgtttttcatttatttgcatgGCTTCTTGCCCCCTTTCAAGCTTTCAAGAAGGTATTCATTGCACACTACTGCCAATGAAGCTAGAAATGTCATGTACTCTGTGAAATCAATTTCGCCGCTCTTGTCGCGATCCAGATCATTCATGAGTTTCTGTATTCCTTCTTTGTCTTTAGAGTTCTGCAAAATAAACAGAATGCATTTATTCTTTTTCAGAACCACTGGAAGGTAGGTTTTTACCATTAGTCTTTCATATAACCGGCTAGAGTGCTCCAACACTATcagtatgttttaattttgatcTGTTTCATAATGCTATTCTGAAATTTTGCATTCACTTTcttattgagttaataaagatcACAGGTCCAGCCACAGAGATATACTTTACACACGTGCGTAACTTCCACAAATACACATTGTGAAATGGTCAATTGACCATTGTGTGCTAAACCTTCTACTAGATATTGAGGCATGCTGGATTAGCATCTCCCCAGTCACTGTCTATGGAGTAGAGACATTTTGACTTATGATTAGGTTAAAGAAAAATATGTCATTTATCAAAGTCAttgtcaatttttaaaaatctctgaGCTTCCCTTCCAAGTTAGATTCCCTGACATACTCCCTGTTTTTCCTcttctttaaatatttagtttacATTAACATTACTTTTCCTCATCAGTGCTCAGACAGTTTTCCTCTTGGGACATGTTCTTCATAAAAGGAAACCCTTTTATTACATATTTCTGGTACAGATCTCCTTTTTCCCCATAATCTCAAATCCAACAGCCTTTTACCAATGAGAAGCAACAGCTTTCATGTCTCCATGTAGCAGTATGAATTCTGCACACTTAGCAATTTCTTCAATAACCTCATCATCACGCCCAAACCTTTTCTCTGAGACTAACAATTCTTTAATGAAAGCAACAttttaactgcctgtgagtgtgtATTccttttttccagaaaaaaaaaacctcctacATCCTGTTGTTTAAAATTCACATCACCCTATGATGCAATTTTAAGTGGCTGCTACTTCTCTGCTAGGTAATGGATTATGCTCTGGACCTGCAGTAACATGTAGGACATTTCAAATTAACTACATTGAAAGTTGCAggactttcttatttattttgaactAAATGTAGAAGGTCTCACAAACTTTTTTGGGCAACTCTCATATATTGAAAACTGTTATTGCATTTACGAGGATGTAAAAATAGAAACTCTTATTCTCTAAACTGTACAGCTTTAACACCCAGTTGCTAAAACTGTAACTTCTGTAACACAGAGTACAAAATAAACTGGTATAAATGTATGATGCCCGATGTCCAAGTCAACGTGACACAATTTTTCGTTACTGATTTGGATTTCAGCCTACATGAACTTGTACTCGTGACAAAAGAGATGGATGCCCGAGTCAGTTAACTTAGCAGCCAAATCAGAAGTCAAAAGGCAGTTCTGGACACCATTTAGGAGGCCTCCATGTCAAACTGGAAATGTTCATCTCAAAACAGGGAATAAGTTGACTGGCAAAGGTGAGAGAAAGGCTCCTCCAGAGGCCAATATGAACAGCTGGAGGCAGGAGCTCCTACATGTACAAGGGGTCCCCTCAAAAGAAGATTATTTGAAAACTTGTCAAAACAGGGTGACCTGAGGTGAGCCGTAATTctgcttttttaacatatgtgctGCGCCAATACCACTTCTGTTATGTTCTCTGTTTTGTGGTTGTATATAACTTAAATACTACAATGTCAAAAATGCTAGTTCTGTCTCAAATAGTTAGCATCCAGACAGCTCTTACTAAATAACGTCACTTAGATGCAGATTTACAGTTACACTTGGGAGCTGACAGCATGTTCTGTAAACTCTACTGAAGCAATTATTTCttaagcacatgtacataactaTTGTTTGAGTTAGCCATTGCAAATCTgtcattatttttccatttagcACTTACCTGAAACACTTGTGGGAACTGTGCATCGATCAAGTCTTTAAACTCTCCTTTATTCAGTGAACATGCATTTCCATCCTTGCCTGCGTATTCGTGGAAAATGCCCACCATTAATGCAAGGGCATCTGGCAGAGTTGGTCTGTTTGCCATTATGCTGCCACACAATACAAAGAAACAGGTTAGCAAGATTTCCTTCAGGTATGACACTACCTGCAAGAACTTTAAGAGCTGAATGCCAGACCTTTTGCACCTTTTCAAAACTTCCTGTCCTTCTAAACGCTGCTGGGTTAGGCTGCAGCCCCCTGCACTCTTATCAGTTTCAGTGTACTGACTACACACTGTTGCTGCatttgtgcttttgtttaaatTCAGCTATTCTGTTAATGTAATGATAGAACCACGTTACTGGTAGCTGCTGCAGATtgtcacaaatatttttattttctacctgCCTGTTCAAGTCATTTCTGTAGCTGGAaagtaaacaattaaataatcatttaagaaaagcaaaacaaaaataaagtaagagCATGTTAGATGTAAGAGGTTTATTGCAATTTGGATcactatgttttatttttaagcttaATTTCAAAGATCTTATTTGGATTAAGCTAGGCATAtgcagttttatttctttatactgagaaaaatctttaaataacacaCTTTAAACAGCCAGATTTGTACAGTGTTGAAACATATTTTATAACAGCACTCTGCATTTCAAATCAAATAATCAAAGATGTtagctgaaatatttttaaattaactacCAAAATTGAAAACCTTCCTGCACTACTACCATAGAATGCTTGTACAGTAGTTAACGCGGTGTCTTGGGTGACTTTGGCGTGGATTCCAGTTTACTTTAGGCATAAGAATGAGCAGGCGTCTCTGCTGTTGGGCACTCGCCATTCAGACACATTTGGACCAAGAGcagtgttgtttagaacaggtaaGATGCTTTAAGCCCCACTCATTCTACAACAAGTTCTGCCTCAGTCAGGCACACAttcataaaaaaaacagataattaaCACAAATTAGACATATACGCAACCTGAATTCTTTACAAGTAGAAATATGACTCAGAAGTGCAACCGGACAGAAATGAAACCAGTTTTAAACTTATTGTTCTTGAAATGCCAATagaataattcattatttaattcattaattcattacaattgaattaatatttaattaattaaaatgctcTAAAGAAAATATTGAACAGGTGTCaaagaatatttaaagaaatCTACAATCATTTATCTGTTTTGGCCATTCTTGCAGGGAATAACACCTGTACATTCTGGATTGTACATGTATACCTGCATCgcatttattttaaacttatgCAAGTTGCACAACATTTGCTATATGAAGGAATTCAGTTATTAAATATGTGACTAGTAATCCATTGTCTTCATCAAATTTTGCAAGGAGTGCAGCTACCTTGTGGGGCACTCTGGGTACACTCACACGAATGTTTTACACAACACTTTACATGTTATATAAGACTCCACCCTAACTGTCAGGCATTGCCAGTAAATCTGTACAACTGTTGATTTGCAGAAGGAAGGCTGGACCCCCGGAGAATAGTGCCGTATTCTGTGATGATACTGTTAAAGTATGAAAGAGTCCTCAACTCACTTTACACACAAGAGTTAAACAACATTAATTACTCAACAAAGGaaaggaaagacaaaaaaaaaaccccacagtgATACTCCAAAAGCTACGGCATGTGAAAACAGATTTACCACAGCTGCGTCTTTGCTTTCTGGCTGCTAGTACacctttgaaattaaaaatattgcatattttcattgCTCAGCCAAGACTTTTAATAGCAATTCTTGGGAGACTATGGAGGAGTAAGAAAGAAGTCAATAcccaaaaatgcaatttttattttccttctaaATTAGATAATCTCATTGAAAACAAATTTCacatattcaaaaaaacaaaaaaggctctGTTGAGAAATGCAATTCCACTTACCTAAATATACGTAAGTCAGAAACAATCACAAGGGTGGTGAAAGGGTAAGCAGAAGGTTTTTCCTCACAAGGCTGGCTTTTATTCTCAAAGAAGACGCATTGCCCATCCCTTTACCCACCCCTTTGATCTGCCTGTGCTGGTGAAGTGAGGAGGGGCTTGTTGAACGAGTGACTAACACAAGAAGGGCGTTGGCTTCTTTGTACATTCAGTATGAATATAGTGAAGCACGAAGATCAAGAAGTTTAGAACAGGAGAGGCAGGAGGCTATAAAAGTAGAATCCTGCACCACCCATTCTTGAAAAATTCAATCAATCCACTTTCTAACTTATCCTGTCAGGCAGCTTACACTAATTCTGCCTGCTTTGAGATCAAAGCTGAAGCACACTGGAGACAGAGTGTCTGTCCATGCAGGGCATACTGAaataatttagagttgccaacttACCTAAACATCCAAGTCTTTGAAAAGACCCATTCTGACAGTGCCCACAGTGCAATTTGAACCCAAAACTCTGAAAGtgaaagacagcagcactaaccactgcatcataGTCTTAGCAAAGGAGCAGTCAGATAATTCATTAAGTGCTTTAGCTTGAAGTCACAATAGGAAAATACTCTTGTCAGTTAAATCACAGTTTTGGATAAAGCAAGATTTAGCGGCCAtagattaaatattactttatAATTCTGAGATTGCCTGCTTatttagccattgtacagcagcaCCATGATGTTTGCAACATGTTCTTTATGGCTGATGGACACGGGTTGCTGGACTTTTTGTTAAACCCATCATGACTGCCTGCATTAAAACAAACTACATGTAGAATGCATTGTAACAGCTTGGCAGGGGTACTTACTATAAGGTTGTGCACCATGTCAGCTATTCCAGACTCCAACGTCAGACCCCTGCATTCATATACCTACAGTATTCATAGATCATATGGTAAAAATTCTTTAACCATTGtagaaatgaaagtaaaatgaacTCCACGGTTTACTGAATGAATCATTCTACTTTGCAATGTgctcattggaaaaaaaatctgtacactATACATAATAAATTGAGATAAATTCAGATATGGTTCAAATATTTGCTTACACACAGAACAGTTTATAAAGGTGAAGAGGAAAGATATTTCAAACTGGGACTTTGTCTTACTTAGTTACagtaagaagagaaaaaaatcatcGCAGGTCACCGTCATAGCACAGACTAAGGTGAGATACATGTTGCTGAAAATGACTTCTCCATCCATATCTTGAGTCAGAGTTTTTATGATTTTCTCAGGCACATCAGTTTTACCCTGCACAAAAGAGCTGTTAGGAGAAACTTAAATTTATGCTGGCGCCCATTAACACACTTACAAGTAAGAGAATTTCTTTGTCTGAACACATTTGCTCATAATCATATGCAAATAGTTCAATTAAAAGTATAACTCTCCATCCATCTTGAAATTCATTTCAACCAGGTGACATTCATGGGCTCAGAGTCATAAAATTAAACTCTCAATGGAGGAGCTCAGATTATTTAGAAATATATCTGTACAAATATATATGGtgtggactatggccggcagcttatcccggcaaatatccccaagccgccaggtggagcccttcctgcagcatggagatgccccgcattccagcagggcatcatggaccttggagttttccttcacagccctgctggataccatgggggccaccagaggacgctacGGGGGGGCTCAAGGATGTGTATTATacgtatagcctggaagtacttccatgtcatgaggacggaagaaataaagtacttccgggctgaagaaaaatgaggagtttttacctgacccggaagtgctgaataatcacatggactgagggatcagaagcacttccgggtcatggactataaaggactctgggaaatcccagatgggcaagctgagtcgggaggaaaggttggaacgcatctgggagtggaggattgattattgatttattgtattgattaattattgagtattgtggagtggagggtgctttgtgcactgtattgtccaaataaaataattattggacttttatctggtgttcggcgtctggtccgagggttcaagggagcaatagcgccccctatctgtcacaatggcAATGcattagatttttgttcttgtttctcTGTTCTGTCAATTTGTGTTAATGCAGGCTGCTTTAGTGACATTTCTTCAGGATATATCTGTTTAGGGTACTTCATTTGGACCTAAATCCATTTAACATTTCTCAACATTGACTcttaagcaaataaaataaactagAGAGAAGAGCTTTTCTAGCAGGGCTTTGCTTTGggcaaattaaaacattttagaatgttAGAATGGCCCTCAAAGAGCTGCTCAAATTTTGTGTGGTTCTTAGGCTTCTGTATAAGGCACAGGAAGTGACTCAAAGTGCATGCGGTAGCAAAATGCAGACAAACCAAAGGAGGTAAATAGCAAAGAGCATATCCATTTGAATGAAACTCGTTAGATAAAATACAGCATATCCACCTTTTTTGTGGAAAATAGGTGGCTAGTTTTTCCAACAGCTAACAGTCTTAGACATTTTAGAGACAATAGACCAAAGCCAGACAGAGGAAGAAGGGCCAAAAAACAGGCAAAGGCTGGCATTGGACAGAAACCCATAAGGCTTGCATTTTAGTCCCCACTACGTATTTAATCTGTGATCTTGACACAGTTCTTTCACCTGCTGGCTTGTACACAAATCACATTTAAAGTATTAAACCAGCAGTCGTTTATTTCTATGCCTGTAAAGGACCTTGACATTTCATTGGTGGGTACGTGATAACACAATTTGAGTAAAGACATGCTCCACTGATTGCCAGGACAAGTGTTAGAACCCATgctttaacagcacttacagatgTTCCAGCATCACAGTTATTACCGGACCCAATATTTACCCATAAATTTTCTAATTACCACTTTACGCTGCTGCAATTAGGACACTAAATCCACATACCGCACCTAGTGATGGTTGAATCTCTGTATGCACCAACTCCATCAAATcctgttttcaaagtgtttcttaaCTCATTTCTTCCATGATTTTTATAGAAGGTTTTGGTGATGTCAACCATTACCTCAATAAAAGTATTGTGGTTGGTGTTGGTCAGTTGTGGTTTATAATGCGGGGCACTGGGGCACCACCActctcaaatattttaaaaactcagaTTAATTAGGTGATGTGAAACAATCAACGTGCCTGGTGTCAGTGCATGTCAActtccattaaaaattggttccaacttgtatttgtttaatttctgtgtgaaaaaaaatctgtgtgaatacctatatttctgGAGTGAAGGACACCGGCCAAATGAGACTGTATGTAAGGCTTTTGGCAGGCAGGTGACCTGAGgttgccctttaattggttgcctTCAGATTTCTCCAGTTCTTGGGCTTTGATGCTCTTTGTTCCATGCTGTGTTGTGCAattgtcttctttcttttcataTTGTGCACAAAAAGAGATCTACTCTGGCatctgaaaatgtgaacaaacttgTGTGCTTTAGCAACTGGTTGAACGGTAAGTAGGTAAAATAATGATGACAGTGGCCTTGAGCAACATTATAGACATGTCCAAAATATGTGTTTTGCTTGTcataattttgacaataaatggaaTGTCTGAAATCCTCTGAGaattatttacagtaaatcaCAATACTGACATTGTTATATTTAAAGCTGATCGGACGATGTAGTAACTGTACATGTTTACATAATTCATAGAGGACTGTCATACTAAACACCATACTGTATAATTACAAAACATCCAAAGACTTTTCTTTTCATACATTGTGTGTTTTATTCCCTTAGTGTGCTTT of the Erpetoichthys calabaricus chromosome 2, fErpCal1.3, whole genome shotgun sequence genome contains:
- the LOC114646079 gene encoding protein S100-A1-like, encoding MESKATLPDALAVMVDIFHEYASKDGNAHSLNKGEFKEMINAQFPHVFENSKDKEGIQKLMNDLDRDKSGEIDFTEYMTFLASLAVVCNEYLLESLKGGKKPCK